The window CTGTATACTTAGTATTACCCCAGCGGATACACCGGAATTGATGAGCAAGGTGGAAACCCATGAGATCGACGTCGCGCTTGTCATCGAATCAGACCAAAGTAGTGCGGTTAACGTTCGCCCACTGTTCTCGGATGACCTCATCCTCGTTTCGTCCCCGATTCATGAATTTGCACACAAGATGTCGATCCGCATGAGTGAAATCGATCAACAGCGCCTTGTCCTGTACAATCGAAGAAGCCAGACATTCAGGATCATTGAGAATTTCCTTCGCCAACACAAAATCACCCTTGAGAACTTTATTGAGCTGGGAAGCATGGAAGCGATCAAGGAACTCGTGAAAATCAATTACGGGATCAGCTTTATGGCTTCGTGGATTGTGCAGAAAGAGTTGGCCCAGGGAAGCTTGGTGAGAATACAACTTGGACAGAGGCAGATTCGTCGAGCGTGGGGTATCTGCTACTCTAAGGACAAAAAACTCTCTATTACGGAAGAAACGTTCCTCGGTATCTGCGAGTCTGCCGCCTCAACCATGCAAACACTCGGGAGTCAGGCGCCGGCCAAGAAAAGGGCACGGGCAGCCAAGAGGTAATTTTTGAACCGTCCTACCCTCCGATGTAGGACATCTCCACCTTCTTCTCCACAGTCTGTTCGCCCGTCCTCAGCTCGGAATAACGATCACCCCGACTACGCCAATGTCTCGAGAGGACGGAGAAAAGTTCCCCTTTTTCGTATCCAGAACAACGAAGCACTTTCTTCAGGTCGAGACCCTTGCTGGCGAACAAGCACGTATATAGGAACCCGTCAGCAGAAATACGGGCACGGGTGCATCCACCACAGAACGGACTAGTCACTGAAGTTACTAAACCCACTTCAGCAGAACCGTCGGCGTAGCGATACCTCTTGGCCACCTCTGTGGAAGAGGAGAGGTCAACTGCTTCCAAAGCAAATTCGCTTCGTAAGACACTCAAGATCTCCTCGCCGCTGAAAACCTTCTCCATTCGCCAGCCATTGTGGTTCCCGGTATCCATGAACTCAATGAATCGAAGCGGCACGCCCATGTTCTTGAAGAAGCGGGCCATCGGCAGGACCTCTTCTTCATTCACCCCCCTTTCAACAACCATATTGACCTTCACACCGAGCCCAGCCTCCAGTGCCGACTCGATCCCAGCGATTACCACCTTTGGCGAAATTCCCCGACCATTCATTCTTCCGCTAACCTCAGGATCCAACGCATCAAGACTCACCGTCACCCGGTGGAGGCCCGCATCCTTGAGGTCCGAAATTCTCTCCGACAACCGCAGTCCGTTTGTTGTCATCGCAATATCCCGGATCGAAGGATAACGGCGTAGACCTGCAATAAATTTGGTTAGGCCCGGTCGAAGAAGTGGCTCTCCTCCCGTGAGACGAATCTTTTCGACCCCTAGCTTTACAAA is drawn from Verrucomicrobiota bacterium and contains these coding sequences:
- a CDS encoding LysR family transcriptional regulator; this translates as MIETIDSRQLLAFATLVQTGSFTETARLLNLTQSAISHSIKNLEEDMRCQLVTRTGRKISITADGEELYKEAQTILHQMDEARSRLQDRTNWGKGRLRIGASAIACQHLLPNVLREFNESFPDCILSITPADTPELMSKVETHEIDVALVIESDQSSAVNVRPLFSDDLILVSSPIHEFAHKMSIRMSEIDQQRLVLYNRRSQTFRIIENFLRQHKITLENFIELGSMEAIKELVKINYGISFMASWIVQKELAQGSLVRIQLGQRQIRRAWGICYSKDKKLSITEETFLGICESAASTMQTLGSQAPAKKRARAAKR
- the moaA gene encoding GTP 3',8-cyclase MoaA encodes the protein MESQVTTSEHFVRDRFHRGLTDLRISLTDQCNLRCTYCMPKEIFGPDFVFLRRDQWLRFQELDDIVEAFVKLGVEKIRLTGGEPLLRPGLTKFIAGLRRYPSIRDIAMTTNGLRLSERISDLKDAGLHRVTVSLDALDPEVSGRMNGRGISPKVVIAGIESALEAGLGVKVNMVVERGVNEEEVLPMARFFKNMGVPLRFIEFMDTGNHNGWRMEKVFSGEEILSVLRSEFALEAVDLSSSTEVAKRYRYADGSAEVGLVTSVTSPFCGGCTRARISADGFLYTCLFASKGLDLKKVLRCSGYEKGELFSVLSRHWRSRGDRYSELRTGEQTVEKKVEMSYIGG